The proteins below come from a single Runella rosea genomic window:
- a CDS encoding tyrosine-type recombinase/integrase has protein sequence MKENTVSQNVQATSPNTQLPHVLVGKVADYVRKGLEGSDNTQRAYRSDVYYFIEWCRENGQSEFPATTPTLSAYVSHLADTHKWASINRKLAAIRKLHELNNVELPTNDRGFKAVMEGIKRTKGIRQKQAPAFQMNELKKVLRTMETETHAGMRDKSLILLGFAGAYRRSELVDLNIENVEFNEDGAIITLTKSKTNQYGEAEEKAFFYSPEASLCPIRNLKNWIMRLERTTGPLFVRVRKGDRLTTDRLNDMTVYTTVKKYLGEKYSAHSLRASFITIAKINGANDSEIMRQSKHKTSLMIQRYTRIEDIKKHNAATKLGL, from the coding sequence ATGAAAGAAAACACTGTTTCTCAAAATGTTCAAGCAACTTCGCCAAATACCCAACTTCCTCATGTGCTCGTTGGAAAAGTAGCTGATTATGTCCGTAAAGGCTTGGAAGGGTCAGACAATACCCAACGGGCTTATAGATCGGATGTTTACTATTTTATAGAATGGTGTCGTGAAAATGGACAAAGTGAATTCCCTGCAACTACCCCGACTCTGTCAGCGTATGTGTCTCACTTGGCCGATACGCACAAGTGGGCGAGCATCAATCGTAAATTAGCGGCCATACGGAAGTTGCACGAATTGAATAATGTAGAACTACCCACCAATGACCGGGGTTTTAAGGCGGTCATGGAGGGCATCAAACGAACCAAAGGCATTCGCCAAAAACAGGCTCCCGCATTTCAAATGAATGAATTAAAGAAAGTTTTACGAACAATGGAGACCGAAACCCACGCTGGAATGCGTGATAAAAGCCTGATTCTTTTGGGCTTTGCGGGAGCCTACCGACGTTCAGAATTGGTGGATTTAAACATCGAAAATGTTGAATTTAACGAAGATGGAGCAATCATAACCTTGACCAAAAGTAAGACAAATCAATACGGAGAAGCAGAGGAAAAAGCTTTTTTTTACAGCCCAGAAGCAAGTTTATGTCCCATTAGGAATTTAAAAAACTGGATAATGAGACTAGAGCGCACCACTGGCCCACTGTTTGTAAGAGTACGGAAGGGCGACCGACTTACGACCGACCGACTCAACGATATGACGGTCTACACTACGGTCAAAAAATACTTAGGAGAAAAATATTCGGCGCACTCCTTGCGGGCTTCTTTTATCACCATTGCAAAAATCAACGGTGCCAATGATTCTGAAATTATGCGCCAAAGTAAGCATAAAACAAGTTTGATGATTCAGCGATACACCCGAATTGAGGACATCAAAAAGCACAATGCCGCCACAAAATTAGGTCTTTAA
- a CDS encoding LLM class flavin-dependent oxidoreductase, translating into MEIGIDSFAAVTINSTGAGSTSAEAMARLLDRIEQADQAGLDVFGIGEHHRKEFLDSAPALILAAAAARTKQIRLTSAVTVLSAADPVRVFQNFATLDLISQGRAEMVVGRGSFTEAFPLFGLNLQDYDALFSEKLELLLNIRDNETVTWSGKFRPALKNQPIYPRPQQDPFPIWLGVGGTPQSFVRAGVLGLPLMVAVIGGETHRFRPLIDLYREAGRRAGHAPEKLKVGLHSIGYVANTTEEAIDDFYPGYAETFTRIGKERGWPPVRREHFDAQRGPQGALLIGNPEEVAEKILRHSEALGGISRLTFQMDNAGLSHLKLMKSIELIGTRVTTMVNQ; encoded by the coding sequence ATGGAAATTGGAATTGACAGTTTTGCCGCGGTAACCATCAACTCGACGGGTGCAGGAAGTACAAGTGCCGAGGCAATGGCCCGATTATTGGATCGTATCGAACAGGCAGATCAGGCAGGACTTGATGTGTTTGGTATTGGAGAACACCACCGCAAGGAGTTTCTTGACTCGGCCCCTGCACTAATTTTGGCGGCGGCAGCAGCCCGTACCAAACAAATCCGCCTAACGAGCGCGGTTACGGTGCTCAGCGCCGCTGACCCTGTGCGGGTTTTCCAAAACTTTGCAACCCTTGATTTGATTTCTCAAGGTCGGGCCGAAATGGTCGTAGGGCGGGGTTCATTTACCGAAGCCTTTCCTTTGTTTGGGCTTAACCTTCAGGATTACGATGCGCTTTTCTCAGAAAAGCTAGAATTGTTGCTTAACATCCGTGACAATGAGACGGTTACGTGGTCTGGAAAATTCCGACCTGCACTCAAAAACCAACCCATTTACCCAAGACCACAACAAGATCCGTTCCCTATCTGGTTGGGCGTAGGCGGAACGCCTCAGTCATTTGTACGAGCTGGGGTACTCGGTTTGCCGCTGATGGTGGCTGTGATTGGGGGTGAAACGCACCGTTTTCGACCGCTAATAGATTTGTACCGTGAAGCGGGAAGAAGGGCAGGCCACGCCCCAGAAAAATTAAAAGTAGGCTTACATTCTATTGGATACGTGGCAAATACAACCGAAGAAGCCATTGACGATTTTTATCCAGGTTACGCCGAAACTTTTACCCGAATCGGCAAAGAACGGGGGTGGCCACCCGTTAGAAGAGAACATTTTGACGCCCAAAGAGGCCCGCAGGGGGCGTTGCTCATTGGTAATCCTGAAGAAGTAGCCGAAAAAATTCTGCGCCACAGCGAAGCACTTGGTGGTATTTCTCGATTAACTTTCCAGATGGACAATGCCGGATTATCGCATTTAAAGCTGATGAAATCCATCGAATTGATTGGGACACGTGTTACGACAATGGTAAATCAGTAA